In the Natronocella acetinitrilica genome, one interval contains:
- a CDS encoding SPOR domain-containing protein: protein MRALFVLLLLSNALVFVYFQWWSPREVPPPEPAFPVGGSLTLVGETEQSAEDGEQATAPAEPRAPNDTALAGPICYRSPSLGGSQAAEATRARDAGDAMRSEIREEQVSVTIGYWVYLPPLESREAALAQVAELAEAGVEDVVVVTDNIYTNAVSLGVFSNEERAALRRDELVALGFPAESGERERLQTQYYVVAEWPRQPSIIPAEWRVVDCQA from the coding sequence ATGAGAGCGCTGTTCGTGCTCCTGCTGCTCAGCAACGCACTGGTTTTCGTCTACTTCCAGTGGTGGTCGCCGCGGGAGGTGCCGCCGCCGGAACCCGCTTTCCCTGTCGGTGGCAGCCTCACGCTGGTGGGCGAGACCGAGCAGAGCGCAGAAGACGGCGAGCAAGCCACCGCCCCCGCGGAGCCCCGAGCCCCGAACGACACCGCGCTGGCAGGCCCGATCTGTTATCGCAGCCCCAGCCTGGGCGGCAGTCAGGCCGCTGAGGCGACACGTGCCCGGGATGCCGGCGACGCCATGCGCAGCGAGATCCGCGAAGAGCAGGTCAGCGTGACCATTGGCTACTGGGTCTACCTGCCGCCGTTGGAGAGCCGGGAGGCCGCGCTCGCGCAGGTCGCCGAGTTGGCCGAGGCCGGTGTGGAAGACGTGGTCGTCGTCACGGACAACATCTACACCAACGCCGTCTCCCTGGGCGTGTTCAGCAATGAAGAGCGGGCGGCGTTGCGCCGGGATGAACTGGTGGCGCTGGGGTTCCCTGCCGAAAGTGGCGAACGTGAGCGGTTGCAGACGCAATATTATGTGGTCGCCGAATGGCCCCGCCAGCCCAGCATCATCCCCGCCGAGTGGCGCGTCGTTGATTGTCAGGCCTAG
- a CDS encoding cytochrome c oxidase assembly protein: MCVMRTLPALIGGAALAWSAGLWAHNPITSTGHAELAGLSGAALLLLFWVAYLLGSLRRRPPAVHAALFHATALVCALALFGPLDGWAKTSTAAHMVQHMLLMVVVAPLWVLSQPLQQLARGAGRFFATVWNALLPLVQRPMTVAYLHAAAIWFWHTPYFYRVAVENPWWHALEHACFLLTAGLFWWAVLKSSARRAPWALLAVLFTLMHTGFLGAILTFANAPLYGEARGLADQQLAGLIMWVVGGVPYLLAAGWIAHRWYRQLQRRMEVEG; this comes from the coding sequence ATGTGTGTGATGCGTACCCTGCCTGCCTTGATTGGCGGCGCTGCACTGGCGTGGAGCGCTGGGTTGTGGGCCCACAACCCAATCACCAGCACGGGACACGCGGAACTGGCCGGGCTATCCGGCGCTGCGCTGCTGTTGCTGTTCTGGGTCGCTTATCTGCTCGGTTCGCTGCGCCGACGGCCGCCGGCGGTTCACGCTGCCCTGTTTCACGCCACGGCGCTGGTTTGCGCTCTGGCCCTGTTCGGCCCGCTGGACGGCTGGGCAAAGACGAGCACTGCCGCGCACATGGTTCAACACATGCTGCTGATGGTGGTTGTCGCGCCGCTCTGGGTGTTGAGCCAACCGTTGCAGCAGCTTGCCAGGGGCGCGGGAAGGTTCTTCGCGACCGTCTGGAACGCCCTGCTCCCACTGGTCCAGCGACCCATGACGGTGGCCTACCTGCACGCGGCCGCCATCTGGTTCTGGCATACGCCTTACTTCTACAGGGTGGCGGTAGAGAACCCTTGGTGGCACGCGCTGGAGCATGCGTGCTTTCTGCTGACCGCAGGGTTGTTCTGGTGGGCGGTACTGAAGAGCAGCGCCAGAAGGGCACCCTGGGCGCTATTGGCGGTGTTGTTCACGCTGATGCATACCGGGTTTCTTGGCGCGATCCTGACGTTTGCCAATGCGCCCCTCTACGGCGAGGCCCGCGGGCTCGCCGACCAGCAACTGGCCGGGCTGATCATGTGGGTGGTGGGCGGCGTCCCGTACCTGCTCGCCGCAGGCTGGATTGCCCACCGCTGGTATCGCCAGCTTCAGCGCCGGATGGAGGTGGAAGGGTAG
- a CDS encoding M18 family aminopeptidase, producing MSLTNDERVAAQALLDFIDVSPSPWHAVANMVQRLEGAGFTALDERAPWTLEPNRGYYVVRDGSSLIAFHTGDGAVADHGFRGIGAHTDSPGFRIKPAPVKRQAGLDTLGVEVYGGPILATFADRDLTLAGRVLVRDDASGDITPHLFHGQQPMLRLPNLAIHLNRTVNTEGLKYDLQDELPLILGTLQSELPGQDAFREILAKQVGASTASVRAWELAVADTQPGAFFGLGEAFIANSQLDNLASCHAGLEALLTAKDKGSGVRFIAYFDHEEIGSRSFKGAESPFLPDTLERIAESFNVTGADYRRALNQSLILSADMAHAHHPNYARYYDLEHAPRLNEGPVIKINVNQRYATDGVAEAIFEGLCQEADVPVQKYVHRNTLPCGSTIGPITAGRIGVRCVDVGNAMWSMHSLRESAGAADHDKMIRVMTHFFQRDRLPQLASA from the coding sequence ATGTCGTTGACCAATGACGAGCGCGTCGCCGCTCAAGCGCTCCTCGACTTCATCGATGTCTCGCCCAGCCCCTGGCATGCCGTTGCCAATATGGTCCAACGGCTTGAAGGCGCTGGCTTCACGGCACTGGACGAGCGCGCCCCGTGGACGCTGGAGCCGAACCGGGGTTATTACGTGGTCCGCGACGGTTCCTCCCTGATCGCCTTTCACACGGGTGACGGCGCCGTTGCGGATCACGGCTTTCGCGGCATCGGCGCCCATACCGACTCACCCGGGTTTCGCATCAAGCCCGCACCCGTCAAGCGCCAGGCCGGGCTCGACACTCTGGGGGTGGAAGTCTATGGCGGCCCGATACTCGCCACCTTCGCCGATCGCGACCTCACCCTTGCCGGTCGCGTTCTTGTTCGGGACGACGCCAGCGGCGACATCACCCCGCATCTGTTTCATGGCCAGCAGCCCATGCTGCGGCTGCCGAACCTGGCCATTCACCTGAACCGCACCGTCAACACCGAGGGCCTGAAGTACGACCTCCAGGATGAACTGCCACTTATCCTCGGCACGCTGCAATCCGAATTGCCGGGGCAAGACGCCTTCCGCGAGATACTTGCCAAACAGGTAGGCGCGTCCACCGCCAGTGTGCGTGCCTGGGAACTGGCCGTCGCCGACACCCAGCCCGGCGCCTTCTTCGGCCTGGGTGAAGCCTTCATCGCAAACAGCCAACTGGACAACCTGGCCTCCTGTCACGCCGGGCTCGAAGCGTTGTTGACGGCGAAGGACAAAGGCTCCGGCGTCCGCTTCATCGCCTACTTCGATCATGAGGAAATCGGCAGCCGCAGCTTCAAGGGGGCAGAAAGCCCGTTCCTGCCCGACACCCTGGAGCGTATCGCCGAGAGCTTCAACGTGACCGGCGCCGATTATCGGCGCGCGCTCAACCAGAGCCTGATCCTCAGCGCCGACATGGCCCATGCTCACCATCCCAATTACGCACGCTACTATGATCTTGAGCATGCGCCCCGACTCAACGAAGGCCCGGTCATCAAGATCAACGTGAATCAGCGCTATGCCACCGATGGCGTCGCCGAGGCCATTTTCGAGGGGCTGTGTCAGGAAGCGGACGTGCCCGTGCAAAAGTATGTACACCGCAATACGCTTCCCTGCGGCAGCACCATCGGCCCGATTACCGCCGGCCGGATTGGCGTTCGCTGCGTTGATGTGGGCAACGCCATGTGGTCCATGCACTCGCTGCGCGAGAGCGCCGGCGCCGCGGATCATGACAAGATGATCCGGGTCATGACCCATTTCTTCCAGCGCGATCGCCTGCCGCAATTGGCAAGCGCCTGA
- a CDS encoding type III pantothenate kinase, which yields MNLLIDIGNSRIKWRAAEQRRLQLGDAVPRGGQDALQRLKTAWSSLPAPDTVLATSVADPASHADLQALVSRLWRRDMQFLTSVPEQLGVRNAYPIPGNLGPDRWAALLGAWVRGLAPCCIVDAGTAVTIDVLDCTGQYRGGMIFAGLGLSRRALTERAHRLPPIVDGDLPPLATDTVEAIRLGTTEALIGAVARGVQRCRQQHRDLRLLVTGGDAELLVGSLPELEPQLHADLVFQGLAAVAEEGG from the coding sequence ATGAATCTGTTGATCGACATCGGTAACTCCCGCATCAAGTGGCGAGCGGCGGAGCAACGACGCCTTCAGTTGGGTGATGCGGTTCCACGAGGGGGGCAGGACGCACTCCAGCGGCTGAAAACCGCATGGTCGTCGCTGCCTGCGCCAGACACCGTGCTGGCAACCTCGGTGGCCGACCCCGCATCCCACGCCGACCTGCAGGCGCTGGTCAGCCGACTCTGGCGGCGGGATATGCAGTTCCTCACGTCCGTGCCAGAGCAGCTCGGCGTCCGCAACGCCTACCCGATACCGGGGAATCTCGGGCCGGATCGCTGGGCAGCGCTGCTGGGCGCGTGGGTGCGCGGCCTCGCCCCCTGCTGCATCGTCGATGCCGGCACCGCCGTCACCATCGATGTGCTGGATTGTACAGGCCAGTACCGGGGTGGCATGATCTTCGCCGGACTTGGCCTCAGCCGCCGTGCGCTTACCGAACGTGCCCATCGCCTGCCGCCCATTGTCGACGGCGACCTGCCGCCGCTGGCCACCGACACCGTGGAGGCCATCCGCCTCGGCACCACCGAGGCGCTGATTGGTGCCGTTGCCCGCGGCGTGCAGCGCTGTCGACAGCAGCATCGCGATCTGCGCCTGCTGGTCACCGGCGGCGATGCCGAGCTCCTTGTCGGTTCGCTGCCAGAGCTTGAGCCGCAGTTACATGCGGATCTGGTTTTCCAGGGGCTCGCCGCCGTTGCCGAGGAGGGTGGATGA
- a CDS encoding DUF2231 domain-containing protein produces the protein MMNQAPIISRMSIRGHPLHPVLIHFPVAALLMLVGTDVAYFFTGDFFWARAGLWLAGVGALGGWVSGLAGLVDLVTVARIRRLVTAWSHAVIAVMLLSLASFNWLIRVGDPAAFILPWGAYISLLTAGLVAIAGFLGGQLVYEYAVGVGVDDAPEKQAQGKV, from the coding sequence ATGATGAACCAGGCACCGATTATCAGCCGCATGTCCATCCGTGGGCACCCGCTCCACCCGGTACTCATACACTTCCCGGTGGCCGCCTTGCTCATGCTGGTGGGCACCGATGTTGCCTATTTCTTCACCGGCGACTTCTTCTGGGCCAGAGCCGGCCTCTGGCTGGCTGGTGTCGGCGCACTGGGGGGCTGGGTGTCCGGCCTGGCCGGGCTGGTGGATCTGGTCACCGTTGCGCGCATCCGGCGGTTGGTCACGGCCTGGTCCCACGCAGTGATCGCCGTCATGCTGCTGTCGCTGGCATCCTTCAACTGGCTGATCCGCGTTGGTGATCCGGCCGCCTTTATCCTGCCGTGGGGCGCGTACATCTCGCTGCTCACGGCCGGGTTGGTCGCCATCGCCGGGTTCCTCGGTGGTCAGCTTGTGTACGAGTACGCAGTCGGCGTCGGTGTGGACGACGCGCCGGAAAAACAGGCCCAGGGCAAGGTCTGA
- the birA gene encoding bifunctional biotin--[acetyl-CoA-carboxylase] ligase/biotin operon repressor BirA, with protein sequence MRYGRLQDLLTILADGRPHSGEAVGLQLGISRAAVWKLVDQARHAGLEVLAVPGAGYRLPAPLVLLDETRIKSELGETADTFASLLTVIATPSTNEELLGRIAAIDAPHALLAEHQSAGRGRRGRDWHSPMGASLYLSVAWPLDLPVAGLSGLSLAAGLAVAESVDATCGLRTGLKWPNDLYVDNKKIGGILVEVSGSPEGPCKAVVGIGLNCRLPDDDNDTISQPWTDLYRACGRPVDRNSLAVSILKSLAVNLPRFEHQGFAPFMESWNQRDILKDQPVTLMLGAETANGVARGVNDFGALLLDQNGTQRSVAGGDVSLRPARP encoded by the coding sequence ATGCGTTACGGCCGGCTACAAGATCTACTCACAATCCTGGCCGATGGCCGCCCCCACTCCGGCGAGGCGGTGGGTTTGCAACTCGGCATCAGCCGCGCCGCTGTCTGGAAGCTGGTGGACCAGGCTCGTCACGCCGGGCTTGAAGTGCTTGCCGTGCCCGGCGCAGGTTACCGTCTGCCTGCGCCACTGGTGCTGCTGGATGAGACGCGCATCAAGTCGGAGCTGGGCGAAACGGCGGACACCTTCGCCAGCCTCCTTACCGTGATTGCCACGCCTTCCACCAACGAGGAACTGCTGGGCCGAATAGCCGCGATCGACGCGCCCCATGCACTCCTGGCCGAGCACCAGTCCGCCGGCCGCGGTCGCCGTGGTCGTGACTGGCATTCGCCCATGGGCGCAAGCCTGTATCTATCCGTGGCCTGGCCGCTGGACCTTCCCGTGGCCGGGCTTTCCGGGCTCAGCCTCGCGGCCGGGCTTGCGGTGGCGGAATCCGTGGATGCCACCTGCGGCCTGCGCACCGGGCTAAAGTGGCCGAACGACCTTTACGTCGACAACAAGAAGATCGGTGGCATCCTGGTGGAAGTCTCCGGCTCGCCAGAGGGCCCCTGCAAGGCGGTGGTCGGTATCGGGCTCAATTGTCGCTTGCCGGACGATGACAACGACACCATTTCCCAACCCTGGACGGACCTCTACCGCGCCTGCGGCCGCCCGGTGGATCGCAACAGCCTCGCGGTGTCGATCCTGAAATCCCTGGCGGTGAACCTTCCCCGTTTCGAACACCAGGGCTTCGCGCCGTTCATGGAATCCTGGAACCAGCGCGACATCCTCAAGGATCAACCCGTCACCCTGATGCTCGGCGCTGAGACCGCCAACGGTGTCGCCCGGGGCGTGAATGATTTCGGCGCCCTGTTGCTCGACCAGAACGGGACGCAACGCAGCGTCGCCGGCGGAGACGTCAGCCTGCGCCCCGCCCGACCATGA
- the coxB gene encoding cytochrome c oxidase subunit II, whose translation MSTLDPAGPAAASTAWLWWGMFAFSTLVLIVVVALWLYAIRRDPGEVGDQQAQRVQNRWIIGGGFVLPLVSITALLGFGIPMGHNMTPLAADEDVLRIDVTAHRWWWAVSYPNEGITLRDELHIPVGVPVHVHVTSEDVIHSFWVPRLAGKLDAIPGHTNVLRLEADETGTFQGRCAEFCGVGHAHMHFTVEAHAQEAFDEWLQQAAQDDD comes from the coding sequence TTGTCCACACTCGACCCGGCCGGCCCTGCGGCGGCCTCCACCGCCTGGCTGTGGTGGGGGATGTTCGCGTTTTCGACCCTGGTGCTGATCGTGGTTGTTGCCCTGTGGCTCTACGCCATACGGCGGGATCCCGGCGAGGTCGGCGACCAGCAGGCCCAGCGTGTGCAAAACCGCTGGATCATCGGTGGTGGCTTCGTGCTGCCGCTGGTGAGCATTACCGCCCTGCTCGGGTTCGGCATTCCCATGGGCCACAACATGACCCCACTAGCCGCGGACGAGGACGTGCTGCGGATCGACGTGACCGCCCACCGTTGGTGGTGGGCGGTGTCCTATCCGAATGAGGGCATCACCCTCAGGGACGAATTGCATATTCCCGTTGGCGTTCCCGTGCACGTCCACGTCACCAGCGAGGACGTGATCCACTCGTTCTGGGTGCCGCGGCTTGCCGGCAAACTCGACGCGATTCCCGGCCACACCAACGTGCTCAGGCTCGAGGCCGATGAGACGGGCACGTTCCAGGGCCGATGCGCCGAGTTCTGCGGTGTCGGTCATGCCCATATGCATTTCACCGTCGAGGCGCATGCCCAGGAGGCCTTCGACGAGTGGCTGCAACAGGCGGCGCAGGACGATGACTGA
- the ctaD gene encoding cytochrome c oxidase subunit I — translation MTEARTDEQQAMHQRFDRVWANPPGWRTLSAVNHTTIGLRFIVTGVVFFLIAGVMAMLMRTQLALPEQDIVSADIYNQLFTMHGTVMMFLFAIPVLEGIALYMIPKLIGARDLVFPRISSFGYYCYLFGGLIILSSTVLGVSPDSGWFMYTPLSSAEYAPGPGSDFWLLGITFVEISAMAAGIELTVSILRSRANGMSLRRMPLFCWYILATALMIVFGFPPLILASVLLELERAVGMPFFDVAGGGDPILWQHLFWLFGHPEVYIIFLPAAGIISTLIPVFSQRPIVGYRWLVLAIILTGFISFGLWVHHMFSIGIPKLALAFFSVASMLVAVPTAIQVFAWLATLWTGRVVYSLPMLWIIGFLVVFVCGGLTGVMLALVPFNWQVHDTHFVVAHLHYVLVGGMFFPLIAGFYYWLPHVSGRMPTHILGNWGFWLTFIGFNVTFLLMHLTGLLGMPRRVYTYETGLGWDWLNLLSSVGGFIMAAGVAMIILDIALHFRFGRPAPRNPWNADTLEWATGTPPVSYNFASLPDIRTRHPLWASPDLHDSIAAGAHGLTDISHGRRETYGSDAITGKVREVIHLSGNSWWPLFAALALAVVCISLLIRVYPLALLGIAVALVFLLRWSWENGAHPCAAPLLDDEHHDPPLHSRTTNGPGLWGMVVTLMANGTFYLSLIFGWLYLWTASPGWTVPDGEPIALWLVVASGVALTVAWVDYEGAVRALRRGVDQGLQGRFWRIGVMGSVHAVLLLWALWNASLAPTELAHDAVLLVMLLYVLGHGSLATLLTLMQAVRVGRGYVGRRVPYEPVVLRPFWVYTGAVFWLSVVVFLLLPMAWGSPS, via the coding sequence ATGACTGAGGCGCGCACGGACGAACAGCAGGCAATGCACCAGCGCTTCGACCGCGTCTGGGCGAACCCGCCGGGCTGGCGGACCCTATCTGCGGTCAACCACACCACCATCGGCCTGCGCTTCATTGTCACCGGCGTGGTTTTCTTCCTCATCGCCGGCGTGATGGCGATGCTGATGCGCACCCAGCTCGCCTTGCCAGAGCAGGACATCGTCAGCGCCGATATTTACAACCAGCTTTTCACCATGCATGGCACGGTGATGATGTTTCTGTTCGCGATCCCCGTGCTGGAGGGGATCGCGCTGTACATGATTCCGAAGCTGATTGGCGCCCGGGACCTGGTGTTCCCGCGAATCAGTTCGTTTGGCTACTACTGCTACCTGTTCGGCGGCCTGATCATCCTGTCGAGCACGGTGCTTGGCGTGTCGCCTGACTCCGGCTGGTTCATGTACACGCCGCTCAGCAGCGCCGAGTACGCGCCAGGGCCGGGGTCGGATTTCTGGTTGCTGGGGATCACCTTTGTCGAGATCTCGGCCATGGCGGCGGGTATCGAGCTGACCGTCTCCATTCTGCGTAGCCGCGCCAATGGCATGTCGCTGCGGCGGATGCCGCTCTTCTGCTGGTACATCCTGGCCACGGCGCTGATGATCGTCTTCGGCTTCCCGCCGCTGATTCTCGCCAGCGTGCTGCTGGAGCTGGAACGCGCCGTGGGGATGCCGTTTTTCGATGTCGCCGGCGGCGGCGACCCGATCCTCTGGCAGCACCTGTTCTGGCTGTTCGGCCACCCCGAGGTCTACATCATCTTCCTGCCCGCCGCGGGCATCATCTCGACACTGATCCCCGTGTTCTCGCAGCGGCCGATTGTCGGTTACCGATGGCTGGTGCTCGCCATCATTCTCACCGGGTTCATCAGCTTCGGGCTCTGGGTGCACCACATGTTCAGCATCGGCATCCCGAAGCTGGCGCTGGCATTCTTTTCCGTTGCCAGCATGCTGGTCGCCGTGCCGACAGCCATCCAGGTGTTCGCCTGGCTGGCAACGCTATGGACAGGCCGGGTGGTCTACAGCCTGCCCATGCTCTGGATCATCGGCTTTCTGGTGGTGTTCGTCTGCGGCGGGCTCACCGGCGTGATGCTGGCGCTGGTTCCGTTCAACTGGCAGGTGCACGACACCCACTTCGTGGTGGCGCATCTGCACTACGTGCTGGTGGGGGGCATGTTTTTCCCGCTGATCGCCGGGTTCTACTATTGGTTGCCCCACGTCTCGGGGCGCATGCCGACGCACATTCTGGGCAACTGGGGCTTCTGGCTGACGTTCATCGGTTTCAACGTCACCTTTCTGCTGATGCACCTCACCGGGCTGCTGGGCATGCCGCGCCGGGTCTACACCTACGAAACCGGTCTGGGCTGGGACTGGTTGAACCTGCTGTCGTCGGTGGGCGGGTTCATCATGGCGGCAGGGGTCGCCATGATCATCCTGGATATTGCCCTGCATTTCCGCTTTGGCCGGCCGGCGCCCCGGAACCCCTGGAATGCGGATACCCTGGAGTGGGCCACGGGAACGCCGCCGGTGTCGTACAACTTCGCCAGCCTCCCCGACATCCGGACCCGGCATCCCTTGTGGGCGTCCCCGGACCTGCACGACAGCATCGCCGCCGGCGCCCACGGCCTCACGGACATCTCCCATGGACGGCGGGAGACCTACGGCTCCGACGCGATTACCGGCAAGGTCCGCGAGGTGATTCATCTTTCCGGAAACTCCTGGTGGCCACTTTTCGCCGCGCTGGCGCTTGCCGTGGTCTGCATCAGCCTGTTGATTCGTGTGTATCCGCTGGCGCTGCTCGGCATCGCAGTCGCGCTGGTCTTCTTGCTGCGCTGGAGCTGGGAGAACGGCGCCCACCCCTGCGCCGCACCGCTGCTAGATGACGAACACCACGATCCACCGCTGCATTCCCGCACCACCAACGGACCGGGGCTGTGGGGCATGGTGGTAACGCTGATGGCCAACGGCACGTTCTACCTGTCGCTGATCTTTGGCTGGTTGTATCTCTGGACCGCGTCGCCGGGTTGGACTGTTCCAGACGGCGAGCCGATCGCGTTGTGGCTGGTGGTGGCCAGCGGCGTGGCACTGACCGTGGCCTGGGTTGACTACGAGGGTGCCGTGCGCGCCCTGCGGCGCGGCGTTGACCAGGGGCTGCAGGGCCGGTTCTGGCGCATTGGCGTGATGGGATCGGTGCATGCCGTATTGCTGCTTTGGGCGCTGTGGAATGCTTCTCTGGCGCCCACGGAGCTGGCCCACGATGCGGTGCTGCTGGTGATGCTGCTTTATGTTCTTGGCCATGGCAGCCTGGCGACGCTGCTGACCCTGATGCAGGCGGTGCGTGTGGGGCGTGGCTACGTCGGCCGCCGGGTGCCGTATGAGCCAGTGGTGCTGCGCCCGTTCTGGGTGTACACCGGTGCTGTGTTCTGGCTTAGCGTGGTGGTATTCCTGCTGCTGCCGATGGCGTGGGGGAGCCCGTCATGA
- the tviB gene encoding Vi polysaccharide biosynthesis UDP-N-acetylglucosamine C-6 dehydrogenase TviB — MDLSNVRIGIIGLGYVGLPLAVEFGKRYSVVGFDINADRINALSNGVDRTREVSSDELRQARDLQFADDTAALAECNVYIVTVPTPIDRYHRPDLGPLLSASQTVSTVLSPGDVVIYESTVYPGATEDDCVPVLEQSSGLRYNQDFYCGYSPERINPGDKAHRVSDIVKVTSGSTPAIAGFIDELYKSIITAGTHRAESIRVAEAAKVIENTQRDVNIALINELAILFNRLGIDTQAVLEAAGSKWNFLPFRPGLVGGHCIGVDPYYLTHKAQSVGHHPEMILAGRRINDGMGHYVAAEVVKLLATSSLPVAGARALVMGLTFKENCPDLRNTRVVDTIRELETYGIQVDVHDPWVDADEAMAEYGIRPLPSMPDESAYDAVVLAVAHQEFRELSAADVRKALKPGGVLYDIKHLFARDEVDGRL, encoded by the coding sequence ATGGACCTCAGCAACGTCAGGATCGGAATCATCGGGCTCGGCTATGTGGGTCTGCCGCTCGCCGTGGAGTTCGGAAAACGCTACTCCGTTGTCGGCTTTGACATCAATGCCGACCGCATCAACGCGCTATCCAACGGCGTCGACCGCACGCGGGAGGTCTCGTCCGACGAGCTGAGACAGGCCCGAGATCTGCAGTTCGCCGATGACACGGCAGCGCTTGCCGAGTGCAACGTCTATATCGTCACCGTCCCGACACCGATCGACCGCTACCATCGGCCGGATCTCGGCCCGCTGCTGTCCGCGAGCCAAACCGTCTCGACGGTGCTCTCGCCCGGTGACGTCGTGATCTATGAGTCGACGGTCTACCCGGGCGCCACGGAAGACGACTGTGTGCCGGTACTCGAGCAGAGTTCGGGCCTGCGATACAACCAGGACTTCTACTGCGGCTACAGCCCGGAGCGCATCAACCCCGGTGACAAGGCGCATCGGGTCTCGGATATCGTCAAGGTGACGTCGGGCTCGACACCGGCAATCGCCGGGTTCATTGACGAACTCTATAAGTCGATCATTACGGCCGGCACCCATCGCGCCGAAAGCATTCGCGTGGCGGAGGCTGCCAAGGTCATCGAGAACACCCAGCGCGACGTCAACATCGCCCTCATCAACGAACTCGCCATCCTCTTCAATCGCCTGGGCATCGATACCCAGGCGGTGCTGGAGGCGGCTGGCAGCAAGTGGAATTTCCTCCCTTTCCGGCCTGGGCTGGTTGGTGGGCACTGCATTGGTGTCGACCCCTATTACCTCACGCACAAGGCGCAGTCGGTGGGGCATCATCCGGAGATGATTCTCGCCGGGCGCCGCATCAACGATGGGATGGGGCACTACGTCGCCGCAGAGGTGGTCAAGCTGCTGGCAACCAGTTCGCTGCCCGTAGCCGGTGCACGGGCCCTGGTGATGGGCCTGACCTTCAAGGAAAACTGCCCGGATCTGCGCAACACCCGTGTGGTCGACACCATCCGCGAGCTGGAGACCTACGGCATTCAGGTGGATGTGCATGACCCCTGGGTGGATGCCGACGAGGCGATGGCGGAGTACGGAATCCGTCCTCTCCCCTCAATGCCGGATGAAAGCGCCTACGATGCCGTAGTGCTCGCCGTTGCACACCAGGAGTTCCGGGAGCTGAGTGCGGCGGACGTCCGCAAGGCGCTCAAGCCGGGCGGTGTTCTGTATGACATCAAGCACCTCTTTGCCCGTGATGAGGTTGATGGGCGGCTTTAG